From a single Equus asinus isolate D_3611 breed Donkey chromosome 2, EquAss-T2T_v2, whole genome shotgun sequence genomic region:
- the LOC106833371 gene encoding olfactory receptor 4N2-like, translated as MESNNSTVVSEFILLGLTQSRDIQLLVFVLVLIFYLIILPGNFLIILTIRLDPGLTAPLYFFLGNLAFLDASYSFIVAPRMLVDFLSEKKVISYRGCITQLFFLHFLGGGEALLLVVMAFDRYMAICRPLHYSTVMNPRACYVLLLALWLGGFVHSIIQVALILHLPFCGPNRLDNFFCDVPQVIKLACTDTFVVELLMVFNSGLMTLLCFLGLLASYAVILCCVRGSSSEGKSKAMSTCTTHIIVIFLMFGPGIFIYTRPFRAFPADKVVSLFHTVIFPLLNPVIYTLQNQEVKSSMKRLFNQHTA; from the coding sequence ATGGAGAGCAATAACAGTACAGTGGTGTCAGAATTCATACTCCTTGGTCTTACCCAATCTCGAGATATTCAGCTCCTGGTCTTTGTGCTAGTTTTAATTTTCTACCTCATCATCCTCCCTGGAAATTTCCTCATCATTCTCACCATCAGATTAGACCCTGGCCTCACAGCCCCCCTCTACTTCTTTCTGGGCAACTTGGCCTTCCTGGATGCATCCTACTCCTTCATTGTGGCTCCCAGGATGCTGGTGGACTTCCTCTCTGAGAAGAAGGTAATCTCCTACAGAGGCTGCATCACTCAGCTCTTTTTCTTGCACTTCCTTGGAGGAGGGGAGGCATTACTCCTTGTTGTGATGGCCTTTGACCGCTACATGGCCATCTGCCGTCCTTTACACTATTCAACTGTCATGAACCCCAGAGCCTGCTATGTCTTGCTCTTGGCTCTGTGGCTTGGaggctttgtccactccattATCCAGGTGGCCCTCATCCTCCACTTGCCCTTCTGTGGCCCAAACCGACTGGATAATTTCTTCTGTGATGTGCCTCAGGTTATCAAGCTGGCCTGCACGGACACCTTTGTAGTGGAACTCCTGATGGTCTTCAACAGTGGTCTGATGACCCTCCTGTGCTTCCTAGGGCTTCTGGCCTCCTATGCGGTCATCCTCTGCTGTGTACGTGGGTCCTCCTCTGAGGGGAAGAGCAAAGCAATGTCCACGTGCACCACCCATATCATTGTTATATTTCTCATGTTTGGGCCTGGAATCTTCATCTACACTCGCCCATTTAGAGCCTTCCCAGCTGACAAGGTGGTTTCTCTCTTTCACACAGTGATCTTTCCTTTGTTGAATCCTGTGATTTATACCCTTCAAAACCAGGAAGTGAAATCTTCCATGAAGAGGTTGTTTAATCAGCACACAGCCTAA